One segment of Lytechinus pictus isolate F3 Inbred chromosome 13, Lp3.0, whole genome shotgun sequence DNA contains the following:
- the LOC129274092 gene encoding uncharacterized MFS-type transporter YbfB-like has protein sequence MTAKGKAVEHKLASRDGVCSKQDDVDFKKPSAKRNFTCKALWEDPTYFRWITTFIWASVSVFNFGIIGDFSMFFIYIEEDLKASVMELNWLGSLPWILFSVCSPLTAPIVKVLGYRYTLVGSNLACAIGLFATSFPHQIWPMYLTYSLVFGGSTIIYYTAGCIYVTGYFDRKSCTGPVSSMGFFYEIAVLVFSPVIQVTADAWGWRWSVRLLSSCTLVCSGLLVIFIRQPPLDLSGRISSPVTNDDDQGKESIDVHEPCLATTKDTEANDVVTTSRERYIKMISMPSFWVFELSIISSFTALSFSNINLGSYLFSVGISTGVTAILHSSLAGGGVFGRSLVMFLSHKLPVPISSIFPIIAILNCFLSILLLITSSLPVLYIYSTAVGFLRALYFSLATGLAVELFGIENAAQGYVGLFFAYGIAGVLAAVLPGVTHGLTGSYTVTVITCAVFWGISFLLFAVVYLLYRRRQKRALEAVRISAKSQLHVHSDENYATKSL, from the exons ATGACTGCGAAGGGGAAGGCTGTGGAACATAAACTTGCCAGTAGAGATGGAGTTTGTTCGAAGCAGGATGATGTCGATTTCAAAAAGCCTTCAGCCAAACGAAACTTTACCTGCAAGGCTCTGTGGGAAGACCCAACGTATTTCCGATGGATCACTACTTTCATCTGGGCTTCGGTCAGCGTTTTCAACTTTGGTATTATTGGAGACTTTAGCATGTTCTTCATCTATATCGAAGAGGATCTTAAAGCTTCTGTGATGGAATTAA ACTGGCTAGGTAGTCTTCCATGGATTCTCTTCAGTGTGTGTTCACCACTCACCGCACCCATCGTCAAAGTCCTCGGCTATCGCTACACCCTTGTCGGGTCTAACCTTGCCTGCGCCATTGGGCTCTTTGCCACCAGCTTCCCGCACCAGATATGGCCAATGTATCTCACGTACAGTCTGGTGTTCGGCGGAAGCACGATTATCTATTATACTGCCGGATGTATCTATGTCACAGGTTACTTTGACCGGAAGTCCTGTACCGGTCCTGTGTCTTCCATGGGATTTTTTTATGAGATAG CTGTTCTGGTATTCAGTCCCGTCATCCAGGTGACTGCCGATGCATGGGGGTGGCGCTGGTCGGTTCGCCTCCTCTCTTCATGCACACTCGTCTGTTCTGGGCTTCTTGTTATATTCATCAG GCAACCTCCGTTAGATCTCTCGGGACGGATTAGTAGTCCAGTCACCAATGATGACGACCAAGGAAAAGAGTCAATTGATGTCCATGAACCATGCTTAGCGACCACGAAAGACACCGAGGCCAATGATGTGGTGACGACGTCGCGAGAGAGATACATCAAGATGATATCGATGCCTTCTTTCTGGGTCTTCGAGTTGAGCATAATATCATCTTTTACAGCGCTGTCGTTCAGCAATATTAATCTC ggCAGCTACCTCTTCTCTGTCGGCATCTCTACTGGAGTTACTGCGATTTTACACTCGTCTTTGGCAGGAGGGGGGGTATTCGGGCGGTCCCTCGTTATGTTTCTTTCCCATAAACTACCCGTCCCCATTTCAAGCATCTTTCCAATCATCGCCATCCTGAATTGTTTCCTCTCCATCCTCCTATTAATAACATCCAGTTTACCGGTACTCTACATCTATTCCACAG CCGTGGGCTTTCTTCGTGCTCTATATTTCTCCCTGGCGACCGGACTTGCGGTGGAACTCTTTGGGATCGAGAATGCGGCTCAGGGGTATGTGGGACTGTTCTTTGCTTACGGCATAGCCGGAGTACTTGCTGCCGTGTTACCAg GTGTTACTCATGGTCTTACTGGATCTTATACAGTCACGGTGATTACTTGTGCAGTGTTCTGGggtatttctttccttctctttgcCGTTGTCTACCTCCTGTACCGCCGCCGACAAAAGAGGGCGTTAGAAGCTGTGAGAATATCAGcaaaatcacaattacatgtacacagtGATGAAAACTATGCAACGAAGAGCCTATAA
- the LOC129274093 gene encoding uncharacterized protein LOC129274093 → MTKPTKRLNKRTPTSNRADGSSAGGGRNRSGTGQAKARKSIADNKYVRVAAIMFLPILFGVFGLIVFPPSFDLSTNNVTNPSNSTQKEPIIHGNKRRNDKIRDKTKNVEKSTQSQTRIDKKSKERISETESFKPAILDSLRMQEIKVEGNIVTPVELTQNNPASPVKVYKIEGFLTDRECSGLMRVHQHYLTKTSSQNPIICFDSLSTLRRHLQDAGMKGVTVSYKDFTEGTACINSSFSERLGSSLTWSRSTSFYPTESKFSTVFEDRVFQATGLKQSNGGKFQVTSYPEGIGYKTHTDCTLGNHDKRDRFATILVYLQDVEEGGETKFPELGISVKPKRGQAIVWNNMNSNGECEPISVHEAAQVRKGHKYIIQRWYYYQSFAYLGRRAPEPALPARAPGQPRVSCDEYEHGSCRWYDEWNNDHLTEYRALQSGLS, encoded by the exons ATGACGAAGCCCACGAAACGTCTTAACAAGCGAACACCGACTTCCAACAGGGCCGATGGTTCATCAGCAGGCGGTGGGAGGAATCGCAGCGGGACAGGTCAGGCGAAGGCTCGAAAGAGTATTGCGGACAATAAGTATGTACGGGTAGCGGCTATTATGTTTTTACCCATCCTGTTTGGTGTATTCGGACTCATTGTTTTCCCTCCATCTTTTGATTTATCAACAAATAACGTCACCAACCCGTCAAACTCGACACAGAAGGAGCCAATTATCCATGGAAATAAGCGCAGAAATGACAAAATCAGAGACAAAACGAAAAACGTTGAAAAGTCGACACAGTCACAAACAAGGATAGATAAAAAATCAAAGGAAAGGATCTCAGAGACGGAGAGCTTCAAGCCAGCTATACTGGATTCTCTTAGAATGCAGGAGATTAAGGTGGAGGGAAACATTGTCACTCCTGTTGAACTCACCCAAAACAACCCAGCATCTCCAGTGAA GGTGTACAAGATTGAAGGCTTTCTGACGGACCGAGAATGCAGCGGTTTGATGAGGGTTCACCAGCATTACCTAACCAAGACTAGCTCTCAGAATCCAATCATTTGCTTTGACAGCCTGAGCACACTGAGACGACACCTACAGGATGCAGGGATGAAAGGTGTTACTGTGTCTTATAAAGATTTCACAGAAG gAACAGCCTGCATAAATTCCAGTTTCTCTGAGAGGCTTGGTTCGTCCCTGACATGGTCCCGCAGTACGTCCTTCTACCCGACAGAGAGTAAGTTTTCCACAGTCTTTGAGGATAGGGTCTTCCAAGCAACAGGGCTCAAACAATCTAATGGCGGGAAATTCCAAGTGACCTCGTATCCAGAAGGAATAG GATACAAGACCCATACAGACTGTACTCTGGGTAACCACGACAAGAGGGACAGGTTTGCCACCATACTGGTGTATCTGCAAGATGTGGAAGAAGGAGGAGAGACAAAGTTCCCTG AGTTGGGAATCAGCGTGAAGCCAAAGAGAGGTCAGGCAATCGTCTGGAATAACATGAACAGCAACGGAGAATGTGAACCCATCTCTGTACATGAGGCAGCCCAGGTCAGGAAAGGACATAAATACATTATTCAGAGATG GTACTATTATCAGAGCTTTGCCTACCTTGGCAGGAGGGCACCTGAGCCAGCCTTGCCTGCCAGAGCACCGGGCCAGCCGAGGGTGAGCTGTGACGAGTACGAGCATGGAAGCTGCCGTTGGTACGATGAATGGAACAATGACCACCTGACAGAGTACAGAGCCTTGCAGTCTGGGTTATCCTGA